One Candida dubliniensis CD36 chromosome 1, complete sequence genomic region harbors:
- a CDS encoding mRNA decapping enzyme Dcp1, putative (Similar to C. albicans DCP1), with the protein MGSKVKDTSDIKQEQITRDEALRLYTNALNFNVISRYDPAIKQLLCNTSHCVLYNFNDETEEWVKSDFQGTLALYIRDFKVPPTATVPSYRDLQNLFCYGLILLNRNNPECFSLGLLPNKISSQFFPNGLDNSSVSEMDVELNDNLIIIRNLLGEIYGLWVFNESDRIKLFKSIEFCLNTETNIN; encoded by the coding sequence ATGGGGTCAAAGGTAAAGGACACATCAGATATTAAACAAGAACAGATAACCAGGGATGAGGCTCTTAGGTTATATACAAACGCGCTAAATTTCAATGTCATTAGCCGGTATGACCCTGCCATCAAACAGTTGTTGTGCAACACCTCTCATTGTGTCTTGTACAATTTTAATGACGAAACAGAAGAGTGGGTGAAGTCAGATTTCCAAGGAACATTGGCACTTTATATTCGAGATTTTAAAGTCCCCCCAACAGCAACTGTACCAAGCTATAGAGATTTGCAAAACCTTTTCTGTTATGGGCTTATACTTTTGAACAGAAACAATCCAGAGTGCTTCTCATTGGGGTTATTACCAAACAAAATTAGCAGTCAGTTTTTCCCAAATGGGTTAGACAACTCTTCGGTTCTGGAAATGGAtgttgaattgaatgaCAACTTAATCATAATAAGAAATCTTTTAGGTGAAATATACGGTTTATGGGTTTTTAATGAGAGCGATAGAATCAAActatttaaatcaatagaGTTCTGTCTCAACACAGAGACcaatataaattga
- a CDS encoding protein kinase, putative (deleted EC_number 2.7.1.37;~Similar to S. cerevisiae IKS1), translating to MSIIPYNNNKDVLYHNPNDGIMVVHDPHKNTIKLLSTVASETQRESNESKQTRRPSRVFNNDQFPHNTSMTKCPNCGFTWNEFSNARSRRSSSHSSSGHFNISLPQEYLSQSFIHTDYFKLIGKLPYSEEHTCKSTLNNSLPEGVFNQGYFKRFFKKIDPYTLGSGAHAQVYKVNHVLNNIVLGTYAVKKINIGGQLEFLQQVLNEVLILYELSTTGANENNLIRYNHVWLEMGELDDSNSIFFQTPKSADRKEIKVPYVFILQQYCDGGHLEDLIKRNFTIKENLTWKEKVELERKKRRAVKLGDETIPKGKQWLSTFEIWKFFHDVANGVNYLHHNGILHRDMKPSNCLLDVKYVSQEIKSTFESQEDFEQHLYKLPRVLVSDFGEGKFIEKRQNINLENLSDRQGNTGTLEFTAPELWLYACDPKFGNDGKKFYNDFTYESDIYSLGLILCYLCIGKLPFSDIIRDENDPQEARTKIMNWYNNLRFASFSEWFESQIHDREGVMDECMADFQKLAYKMIKGEDEVVVVGGGSTTSRIGSKDVLLYLNNIKWERFINTGHTFTSSDSRSINNELAIIEKDDRDLYSFNKDYVPSLLQNEEFSDDDDIEYEGQHDFDHINLTEDEFEDDLSRSYHESADPVKSDFFQIDTFKTVPIYCIELVLLEYLSFYSPSFSKSTLKLCIFSSIGLDIFVIERTKLRTMLFLLLSIVLSILLAYELGHSNPYIV from the coding sequence ATGTCGATTATTCCctataacaataataagGATGTACTTTATCATAACCCTAATGATGGGATTATGGTTGTTCATGATCCTCATAAAAACACTATAAAACTACTATCCACCGTTGCATCCGAAACACAGAGAGAATCCAATGAGAGTAAACAAACAAGGAGACCATCACGGGTCTTTAACAATGATCAATTTCCTCATAACACAAGCATGACGAAATGTCCCAACTGTGGGTTCACATGGAACGAGTTCAGTAATGCTCGATCCAGGAGAAGCAGCTCGCATTCCTCATCTGGCCATTTCAATATATCATTGCCGCAAGAATACTTATCGCAATCGTTTATTCATACCGActatttcaaattgatagGCAAACTCCCATATAGCGAAGAGCATACATGCAAACTGACACTTAACAATTCTTTGCCTGAAGGGGTATTTAATCAAGGATATTTTAAAcggtttttcaaaaaaatcgATCCATATACGCTTGGTTCAGGAGCCCATGCACAAGTTTACAAAGTCAATCATGTGTTGAACAATATCGTTTTGGGAACATATGCcgttaaaaaaataaacattgGTGGGCAACTTGAATTTTTGCAACAGGTTCTAAATGAAGTGTTGATTTTGTATGAGTTGTCTACCACAGGAGCTAATGAGAACAATTTAATTAGATACAATCATGTTTGGTTGGAAATGGGAGAGTTAGATGATCTGAACTCCATTTTTTTCCAAACACCCAAATCGGCCGacagaaaagaaataaaagtGCCAtatgtttttattttgcaGCAGTATTGCGATGGTGGCCACTTGGAAGATCTAATCAAACGCAATTTCACAATTAAGGAAAATCTTActtggaaagaaaaagtcgAACTAGAACGGAAAAAGAGACGTGCCGTGAAACTTGGGGATGAAACGATACCAAAGGGGAAACAATGGCTTAGTACTTTTGAGATATGGAAGTTCTTTCATGATGTCGCCAACGGAGTCAATTATCTACATCACAATGGCATTTTGCACAGAGATATGAAACCTTCAAACTGCTTACTAGATGTGAAATATGTCTCACAGGAGATTAAACTGACTTTTGAGAGCCAAGAGGATTTTGAACAGCATTTGTACAAGTTGCCAAGAGTTTTAGTTTCTGATTTCGGAGAAGGAAAGTTCATCGAGAAGCGTCAAAATATCAACTTAGAAAACTTATCTGATAGACAGGGTAACACAGGAACATTGGAATTTACTGCTCCTGAATTGTGGTTATATGCATGCGATCCTAAATTTGGAAATGATGGTAAGAAGTTTTACAATGACTTTACTTATGAAAGTGATATATATTCTTTAGGTTTGATTTTATGTTATTTGTGCATTGGGAAGTTGCCCTTTTCTGATATCATTCGAGATGAAAATGATCCACAAGAGGCAAGAACCAAAATCATGAATTGGTATAACAATTTGAGGTTTGCAAGTTTCAGCGAATGGTTTGAGTCGCAGATTCACGATAGAGAGGGGGTTATGGACGAGTGCATGGCGGATTTCCAGAAATTAGCATACAAAATGATCAAAGGAGAAGatgaagttgttgttgttggtggcGGCAGTACCACCTCTCGTATTGGGTCCAAGGATGTTTTGTTGTacttaaataatataaagtGGGAGAGATTTATAAATACTGGCCACACTTTTACTAGTAGTGATTCACGGAGTATAAACAATGAATTggcaattattgaaaaagatgatCGGGATCTCtattctttcaataaagACTATGTACCATCTTTACTTCAAAACGAGGAATTTAgtgacgatgatgatataGAGTACGAAGGACAGCATGATTTTGATCACATCAATCTAACAGAggatgaatttgaagacGACCTATCACGGAGTTATCATGAATCGGCGGATCCGGTTAAATCTgacttttttcaaatcgATACGTTCAAGACTGTCCCTATTTATTGCATCGAATTAGTGTTGTTAGAGTATCTTTCGTTTTATTCTCCCAGCTTTTCGAAATCAACTTTGAAGCTCTGCATATTTAGCTCCATTGGGTTGGATATATTTGTGATTGAAAGAACCAAACTTAGAACCATGTTATTTTTGTTGCTATCAATAGTATTGTCCATACTTTTGGCTTACGAATTGGGTCATCTGAATCCTTATATAGTTTGA
- a CDS encoding peroxiredoxin PRDX5, putative (Similar to C. albicans AHP12), protein MFAFTRTVPRSQLSLAVRNSLRTYVSIGDKVPATPVFEGSPGNDVNLAEETATGKTILIGVPGAFSPACSSSHVPGYIKNIRAFNDKGYQRFFVVAVNDPFVTKAWGEQLLESVAGQQIRFFADSTGAFTKELDLLFDARKAFGNERSKRYALIIEDGKVVKSFVEPDNTSVDVSAAQKVLEEA, encoded by the coding sequence ATGTTTGCATTCACCAGAACAGTTCCAAGATCTCAATTGAGTCTTGCAGTCAGAAATTCGCTCAGAACTTATGTGTCCATTGGTGATAAGGTACCAGCAACACCAGTTTTTGAAGGTTCACCAGGTAATGACGTTAATCTTGCCGAAGAAACAGCAACTGGAAAGACAATTTTAATTGGTGTTCCAGGGGCTTTCTCCCCAGCATGTTCATCTTCACATGTTCCAGGATATATCAAGAATATTCGTGCCTTTAATGACAAAGGCTACCAAAGATTTTTTGTCGTTGCAGTCAATGATCCGTTTGTGACAAAAGCTTGGGGCGAGCAATTATTGGAATCGGTAGCTGGTCAACAAATAAGATTTTTTGCTGATTCAACTGGTGCTTTTACAAAGGAGcttgatttgttgtttgatgCCAGAAAAGCTTTTGGTAACGAGAGGTCTAAAAGGTACGCTTTAATCATCGAAGATGGGAAAGTCGTCAAAAGCTTTGTTGAACCAGACAACACATCTGTTGATGTATCTGCTGCTCAAAAGGTCTTGGAAGAAGCTTGA
- a CDS encoding mitochondrail carrier protein, putative (Similar to C. albicans MTM1), giving the protein MAEENISLSQRMISACSGSLVTSLVVTPFDVIRIRIQQQSILPQEQPCCQAHFPDHSFPKQKVPIEVAPELFWIHDKYCQSAESCTRIYSTFQGFSTVAKHEGVGTLWRGLSLTLLMAVPSNIIYFTGYEYIRDHSPIGNHPLNPLFCGSLARTLSATFVAPAELIKTRLQSIPTDSKSASHILSNLIRDSSAAVKKDGVRTMFKGLGITLWRDVPFSGIYWSSYEFFKLFLASVLKTDFNNSTTRGIDHWKVFATSFLSGSISGTIAAFFTNPFDVGKTRIQITMQENEKISHPNMFKFLFKIYKNEGMGALYAGFGPRVMKIAPACAIMISSYEVGKKFFKNGNNFS; this is encoded by the coding sequence ATGGCAGAAGAAAACATTTCGCTTTCCCAAAGGATGATAAGTGCCTGTTCTGGCTCACTTGTGACTTCACTTGTTGTCACCCCATTTGATGTcataagaataagaatcCAGCAACAAAGTATTCTACCGCAAGAACAACCTTGTTGTCAAGCACATTTCCCCGATCATAGTTTCCCAAAGCAAAAGGTTCCTATTGAAGTGGCTCCCGAATTATTTTGGATTCATGACAAATACTGCCAGTCTGCTGAATCATGCACTCGTATATATTCAACATTCCAAGGATTCAGCACGGTGGCGAAACACGAAGGAGTTGGCACTTTATGGAGAGGTTTGTCTTTAACCTTATTAATGGCAGTTCCGTCaaatatcatttattttacTGGTTACGAATATATTAGAGACCATTCCCCAATAGGCAACCATCCTTTGAATCCATTGTTTTGTGGGTCGTTGGCTAGAACTTTGCTGGCAACATTTGTAGCCCCAGCAGAATTGATCAAGACTAGATTACAATCTATACCCACTGATCTGAAATCAGCTTCGCATATATTGTCCAATTTAATAAGAGATCTGAGTGCAGCTGTCAAGAAAGATGGTGTTAGAACTATGTTTAAAGGATTGGGCATCACATTGTGGAGAGATGTACCATTTTCGGGAATCTACTGGTCAAGCTAcgaatttttcaaattatttttggCTCTGGTTTTGAAGACAGACTTTAATAACTCAACAACGAGAGGAATTGATCACTGGAAAGTATTTGCCACTTCCTTTTTATCAGGGTCCATATCAGGAACAATAGCAGCTTTTTTCACTAATCCATTCGACGTGGGCAAAACCAGAATACAAATTACAATGCAAGAAAATGAGAAAATATCCCATCCAAACAtgtttaaatttttatttaagatttacaagaatGAAGGAATGGGGGCATTATATGCTGGGTTTGGTCCTCGTGTAATGAAAATTGCTCCAGCATGTGCAATCATGATATCTTCTTATGAGGTGGGGAAGAAGTTTTTCAAGAATGGGAACAACTTTAGTTAA
- a CDS encoding WD-repeat MIP1-like developmental modulator, putative (Similar to S. pombe MIP1) has translation MSTSQELYTSLGRRPPQQPLNDKMRHGFEVDYNSEKFLNSLANTFYIYFDDKRQNTNGNPLTEEMKQSAELFKNYQPISDWKVMKERQKTINAILVLCLNLGVAPPDVMKPSPCARFESWCDPSTFNDTKKAIENIGKNLQTQYENISSKTRYRQSLDPCVEDVKRFCNTQRRNAKDERILFHYNGHGVPKPTASGEIWVFNRNYTQYIPISLYDLQTWLGAPVIFVYDCNSAGNIVHNFKKFVQKRIDDDNDGNHDQSAPSPTSAYLDCIQLAACKSNELLPMSPDLPADLFTCCLTSPIDISIRWFIIQSSLKKGYYDALPRNSIGNIIIPGNLNDRRTPLGELNWIFTAITDTIAWTSLTRPIFKRLFRQDLMVAALFRNFLLAKRIMPHLNCNPISDPPLPDAVRFHPIWDSWDLAIDQVLSRLLKSAKETTTLPLAGNNQNGGAAKGDSVSSVQQQANGSQTTALFPNLGNVQYTTFFEQQLTAFEIWLKFEGPSSKTPPEQLPIVLQVLLSQVHRLRALILLSQFLDLGPWAVYLSLSIGIFPYVLRLLQSPAQELKPVLIFIWARIMAVDYKGTQQELCKDKGYNYFYSILNSPPINHVGVNGNAIVSSGAMLINDDHKAMSAFILTLFIKDFKNGQRLCFSSEIVTNCLKFIQTSDNPLLRQWCNLLLSQLWNRYPEGKWVIYKNNYITKLLNLIDDPIPEVRTSILVALTTYLSDPPHLASQQPPNPVAVNTNDLRKDEIRQQDLKLANAVLGLLGDGSPIVRKELVYFINKFVQTYAKFFLVVAFNQLQEEIVLIENPNYLNDFRKRSPAYGSIFSSVWKALLILSEDPHCEVKQLAETLIDYVMVQLNESELSSLVKEMQDYLLSKSTINISESFKPTKPVVNRQLGENRLSSSASVGNRRNTLLIDGSSLTTRSASANNISSNHTKGNMDDSDAESITSRIKSLSVSKLFKSFHITEENDMNSFTRILNPGPVQSNYGSEYIPKTAFFKKRDLSKAPELPIESGFFEYSCEYFQEPQMSRNEIDEPGSKEYVKRLWRRNRNESIIQETQPQKEMALRGEWNKDIQILNNITQPKCIKFTQFEKILVASDEKDNMTVWDWGNGQVVKKFSNGNPFGTKITDIKFLNEDDLPLLLTGSSDGVIKIYKNFHNYENSNSSDKDEDGFDEEKRVELVTGWRALTDLLLTSKSTGLVSEWQQSRGSLLVSGDVKIIRIWDAPRELCLSDIPARSSSSITSLTSDQVAGDIFIAGFDDGSIRVYDTRLDSRESMVMTWKPTKQHPGLQQSNYTGLGSIRNVHMQRGGFRELISGSSDGIVNIWDLRLHDPVMTYATPNKSMRTMDVHEHAPILMTGLKTVDIWSTAGECLTTLNNPNGFSGRSLNYLSSTTFHPHRMMLATNYNQNGHINLYTCNDTVVEY, from the coding sequence ATGTCAACATCACAAGAATTATACACCTCACTTGGAAGGCGGCCTCCCCAGCAACCGTTGAATGACAAAATGAGACATGGGTTTGAAGTTGATTACAATTCTGAAAAATTCTTAAATTCCTTAGCAAATACTTTTTACATATATTTCGATGACAAACGTCAAAATACAAACGGAAATCCATTAACAGAAGAAATGAAGCAGTCGGCTGAACTctttaaaaattatcaacCTATATCCGACTGGAAAGTTATGAAAGAACGGCAAAAGACCATCAATGCAATTTTAGTGCTATGCTTAAATTTGGGTGTGGCACCACCAGATGTAATGAAGCCATCGCCATGTGCAAGATTTGAATCTTGGTGTGATCCATCCACTTTTAATGATACCAAGAAAGCAATAGAGAATATTGGGAAAAATCTTCAGACACAATACGaaaatatttcatcaaaaaCGAGATACCGTCAGTCGTTGGACCCCTGTGTTGAGGACGTAAAGAGGTTTTGCAATActcaaagaagaaatgcCAAAGATGAAAGGATTTTGTTTCACTATAACGGCCATGGTGTACCTAAGCCAACTGCTAGTGGAGAAATATGGGTGTTCAATAGAAATTACACTCAGTACATTCCTATATCATTGTATGATTTGCAGACATGGCTAGGAGCACCCGTAATATTTGTCTATGACTGTAATAGTGCTGGGAATATAGTgcataatttcaaaaagttTGTTCAAAAGCGCATAGATGACGATAACGACGGGAACCACGATCAAAGTGCACCTTCGCCTACTTCGGCCTATCTTGATTGCATACAGTTGGCAGCTTGTAAAAGTAACGAATTGTTACCGATGAGTCCTGATTTACCAGCTGATTTGTTTACATGCTGTTTAACAAGCCCCATAGACATAAGTATAAGGTGGTTTATCATTCAAAGCTCGTTGAAAAAAGGGTACTATGATGCATTACCTAGAAATTCAATAggtaatattattattcctGGTAATTTGAATGATCGAAGAACCCCATTAGGAGAGTTGAATTGGATATTTACCGCTATTACAGATACAATTGCATGGACTTCTTTGACTAGACCCATCTTTAAACGTTTATTCAGACAAGATTTGATGGTTGCTGCATTGTTcagaaattttttattggcTAAAAGAATTATGCCACATTTGAATTGTAATCCAATCAGTGATCCACCGTTGCCAGATGCAGTTAGGTTTCACCCAATTTGGGACTCTTGGGATTTAGCTATAGACCAAGTTCTTTCCAGATTATTGAAAAGCGCCAAAGAAACAACTACCTTACCTCTTGCAGGCAACAACCAAAATGGTGGTGCCGCTAAAGGTGATTCTGTGTCTTCTGTGCAGCAACAAGCCAATGGATCTCAAACCACGGCattatttccaaatttaGGTAATGTTCAGTACACTACATTCTTTGAACAGCAATTGACGGCTTTTGAGATTTGGCTTAAATTTGAAGGTCCATCATCAAAAACGCCACCTGAACAATTACCAATTGTTTTGCAAGTATTATTATCGCAAGTGCATAGGTTGAGAGCTCTAATTCTATTGTCACAGTTTTTGGATCTTGGCCCGTGGGCAGTCTACTTATCATTGTCCATTGGTATCTTCCCCTATGTTTTGCGTTTATTGCAGAGCCCTGCACAAGAATTAAAACCTGtgttgatttttatttggGCAAGAATAATGGCAGTTGATTACAAGGGTACCCAACAAGAGTTGTGCAAAGATAAGGGatacaattatttttactCAATACTAAATTCACCCCCAATAAATCACGTGGGTGTGAATGGTAATGCGATTGTTAGTTCAGGTGCTATGTTGATTAACGATGATCATAAAGCAATGAGTGCATTTATTTTGACTTTGTTCATCAAGGACTTTAAAAACGGGCAAAGGTTGTGTTTTTCTTCGGAGATTGTTaccaattgtttaaaatttATACAAACTAGTGATAATCCATTACTTAGACAATGGTGTAATCTATTATTATCGCAGTTGTGGAATAGATATCCTGAAGGTAAATGggtaatttataaaaacaattatatCACTAAATTATTGAACTTGATTGACGACCCGATACCTGAAGTGAGGACGTCAATTCTTGTTGCTTTGACCACTTATCTTTCGGACCCACCTCATTTGGCTTCTCAGCAACCACCTAACCCTGTTGCTGTAAACACTAATGATTTAAGAAAAGACGAAATTAGACAGcaagatttgaaattagcCAATGCTGTGCTTGGTCTCTTGGGTGATGGCTCGCCTATTGTGCGAAAAGAGTTGGTgtatttcatcaataaatttgtcCAAACATATGCAAAGTTTTTCCTAGTCGTTgcattcaatcaattgcaagaagaaattgtaTTAATCGAGAACCccaattatttaaatgatttcaGGAAAAGATCCCCTGCATATGGATCAATATTTAGTTCAGTCTGGAAGgcattgttgattttgtcAGAGGATCCACATTGTGAGGTGAAGCAATTGGCGGAAACTTTGATAGACTATGTTATGGTTCAGTTGAATGAAAGTGAGTTGTCAAGTTTGGTGAAAGAAATGCaagattatttattaagCAAGTCAACAATTAATATCAGTGAAAGCTTCAAGCCAACCAAGCCAGTTGTTAATAGGCAGTTGGGTGAAAACCGATTATCCTCAAGTGCTTCCGTTGGTAATAGACGAAATACCTTGTTAATCGATGGATCTTCACTAACAACCAGATCAGCTTCTGCTAATAATATCAGTAGTAACCATACTAAAGGTAATATGGATGATTCAGACGCTGAGTCAATTACATCAAGGATTAAAAGTTTGTCCGTTTCAAAACTTTTCAAAAGTTTCCACATTACAGAAGAAAACGACATGAATAGTTTCACAAGAATCTTGAATCCAGGGCCCgttcaatcaaattatgGAAGTGAGTATATACCGAAAACCgcattttttaaaaagagAGATTTGTCAAAGGCTCCTGAGTTGCCAATTGAATCGGGGTTTTTTGAGTATAGTTGTGAATATTTCCAGGAACCACAAATGTCgagaaatgaaattgatgagCCAGGCTCCAAGGAATATGTGAAGCGTTTGTGgagaagaaatagaaatgaATCTATTATTCAAGAAACGCAACCACAGAAGGAGATGGCGTTAAGGGGTGAATGGAATAAAGATATCCAGATTCTTAACAATATAACACAACCAAAATGTATAAAATTTAcccaatttgaaaaaattttagtTGCAAGTGACGAAAAGGATAATATGACAGTTTGGGATTGGGGAAATGGTCAAGTTGTTaaaaagttttcaaatgGTAATCCTTTTGGTACAAAAATCACCGATATAAAGTTCTTAAATGAGGATGATTTGCCGTTATTGTTGACTGGTTCATCTGATGGTGTgattaaaatttataaGAACTTCCATAATTATGAGAATAGTAACTCCAGTGacaaagatgaagatggcTTTGATGAGGAAAAACGAGTAGAGCTAGTTACTGGATGGAGAGCATTGACTGATCTATTGTTGACTTCGAAAAGTACAGGTTTGGTGTCGGAATGGCAGCAATCAAGAGGTTCATTGTTGGTAAGTGGTGACGTCAAGATCATCAGAATATGGGATGCTCCGCGTGAGTTGTGTTTACTGGATATTCCAGCGAGATCCTCGTCTTCAATCACGTCATTGACTTCCGATCAAGTGGCCGGGGATATTTTTATTGCTGGCTTTGATGATGGCAGTATTAGAGTTTATGATACCAGATTAGACTCTCGTGAATCCATGGTCATGACATGGAAACCAACCAAACAACACCCTGGTTTACAACAATCAAACTATACAGGTTTAGGGTCTATTAGAAACGTGCATATGCAGCGAGGCGGGTTTAGGGAGTTGATAAGTGGTTCCTCAGATGGGATTGTAAACATATGGGATCTCAGATTACATGACCCTGTGATGACCTATGCCACCCCAAACAAATCCATGCGAACTATGGATGTCCACGAACATGCACCTATCTTGATGACAGGTCTCAAAACTGTTGATATATGGTCAACAGCAGGTGAATGCTTAACAACATTAAATAATCCGAATGGATTCTCTGGAAGATCACTTAATTATTTGTCCAGTACTACATTCCACCCTCATAGAATGATGCTTGCAACGAACTATAACCAAAATGGCCATATAAATCTATATACATGTAATGATACTGTTGTTGAATACTGA